The following coding sequences are from one Desulfosoma caldarium window:
- a CDS encoding efflux RND transporter periplasmic adaptor subunit has product MDSSKAGVKDRKIFFRLAVCSAILVAGIAAMAALSSLKKPPAQAVIEEQAYKVEVLQAHSEDVPVTLTGYGEVHSIRRVHIASEVSGTVIAVHPRLFVGEIIAEGDILFQIDPRDTQSALAEAEALVSQLEHTVTRLEKEWGLEKRRLRVLQRSRDLAWAEYQRLQRLYDESRVGTKSGVEAAERAYNQALDQLQLLEQSLALYPVRLREARSSLEAARAQRQRALVQVERCTVRAPFAGRVVEKSIELGQFLSPGTPALTLADDSLLEILVPLDSDEARRWLTFDEKPSATDLSWFHGLRQVPCQVRWVEDPQGHRWKGFLHRVVAFDRTSRTLTVAVRVSGQEASGKGARMPLVDGMFCAVDIPGRTLQRVVRLPQWAVTYDNKVYLSVNGRLKTVPVRVARLQGKEAFIEEGIGDGDWVIITRLVNPLENMRLEVASFENPSSKEPTP; this is encoded by the coding sequence ATGGATTCTTCAAAAGCCGGTGTGAAAGATCGCAAAATTTTCTTTCGCCTCGCGGTATGCAGCGCCATTCTGGTGGCCGGCATCGCGGCTATGGCGGCTCTGTCTTCACTGAAAAAACCTCCGGCCCAAGCGGTCATTGAAGAACAAGCCTACAAGGTGGAAGTCCTGCAAGCCCATTCAGAAGATGTGCCGGTGACCCTGACCGGCTATGGGGAGGTCCACTCCATTCGGCGCGTGCACATCGCTTCCGAAGTCTCCGGAACGGTCATCGCGGTACACCCTCGTCTGTTTGTGGGGGAAATCATTGCCGAAGGCGATATCCTTTTTCAAATCGACCCGCGGGATACCCAATCGGCCCTTGCGGAAGCGGAAGCCTTGGTCTCTCAGCTGGAACATACGGTGACACGTCTGGAAAAGGAATGGGGCTTGGAAAAACGCCGCCTCAGGGTCCTTCAGCGCAGCCGCGATCTGGCATGGGCGGAATATCAAAGACTTCAGCGCCTTTACGACGAAAGCCGCGTGGGGACCAAGTCCGGAGTGGAAGCCGCTGAAAGGGCCTACAACCAGGCCCTGGATCAGTTGCAGCTTTTGGAACAGAGCTTGGCGCTGTATCCGGTGCGGCTGCGCGAAGCCCGAAGCAGCCTGGAAGCCGCTCGCGCTCAGCGCCAGAGAGCCCTGGTTCAGGTGGAACGCTGCACGGTTCGGGCCCCTTTTGCGGGGCGTGTTGTGGAAAAGTCCATTGAACTGGGGCAGTTCCTCAGCCCAGGCACGCCGGCGCTGACTCTGGCCGACGACTCCCTGCTGGAAATTCTAGTCCCCTTAGACAGTGACGAGGCGCGCCGATGGCTGACCTTTGACGAAAAGCCTTCGGCAACGGATCTGTCATGGTTTCACGGCCTGCGGCAGGTTCCGTGCCAGGTACGGTGGGTCGAAGATCCACAAGGGCACAGATGGAAAGGCTTTCTGCACCGTGTCGTGGCCTTTGATCGCACGAGCCGAACCCTGACCGTGGCCGTTCGCGTGTCCGGCCAAGAGGCTTCTGGAAAGGGCGCCCGTATGCCCCTGGTGGACGGCATGTTTTGCGCCGTGGACATTCCCGGTCGCACTTTGCAGCGCGTGGTGCGATTGCCGCAATGGGCCGTCACTTACGACAACAAGGTGTATTTGTCCGTCAACGGACGCCTTAAGACGGTTCCGGTGCGCGTCGCACGCCTTCAAGGGAAAGAGGCTTTCATCGAAGAAGGGATTGGAGACGGCGACTGGGTGATCATCACGCGGCTCGTCAACCCTCTGGAAAACATGCGGCTCGAGGTGGCCTCCTTCGAAAATCCGTCGTCCAAGGAACCCACGCCATGA
- a CDS encoding glycosyltransferase family 2 protein has product MVPNLVSVIIPTRNRAAMVRQAVESVLAQKDASLEVIVVDDGSTDDTAHVLTAYSARIQVIRREHSGGVSAARNAGIVASRGEWIAFLDSDDMWLPQKVSAQLEYFRTYTGMRICQTEEIWIHRGRRRNPKKYHTKPSGWCFERLLERCLVSPSAVMMHRSLLEEVGLFDESLPACEDYDMWLRIGCRYPIGLVPRALVVKRGGHDDQLSATIPALDRYRLKAMAKLLHSAPLTPMQRDQTLKVLKRKASIYAGGCLKRGKQDEAVRVLTWLRETLLENGNR; this is encoded by the coding sequence ATGGTGCCGAATTTGGTGAGCGTCATCATTCCGACCCGGAACCGCGCTGCCATGGTCCGGCAAGCCGTGGAGTCCGTGCTGGCCCAAAAAGACGCTTCTTTGGAAGTCATCGTGGTGGATGACGGTTCCACAGACGACACGGCCCATGTCCTCACGGCCTACAGCGCACGCATTCAGGTCATTCGGCGGGAACACTCAGGGGGTGTCAGCGCTGCCCGAAACGCGGGGATTGTGGCTTCACGAGGGGAATGGATCGCCTTTTTGGATTCCGACGATATGTGGCTTCCCCAAAAGGTGAGCGCTCAGTTGGAATATTTCAGGACGTACACGGGCATGCGCATCTGCCAAACGGAGGAGATCTGGATTCATCGAGGCCGGCGCCGCAACCCCAAAAAATACCACACCAAACCTTCCGGATGGTGTTTTGAACGCCTTTTGGAACGCTGCCTGGTGAGCCCCTCGGCCGTGATGATGCACCGGTCGCTCCTTGAAGAAGTGGGGTTGTTTGACGAATCGCTACCCGCCTGTGAAGACTACGATATGTGGTTGCGCATTGGATGCCGCTATCCCATAGGGCTTGTGCCAAGGGCCCTGGTGGTGAAGCGAGGCGGACACGACGACCAACTCTCCGCCACCATTCCCGCTCTGGATCGCTATCGGCTGAAGGCCATGGCCAAACTCCTTCACAGCGCGCCGCTGACGCCCATGCAGCGGGATCAAACCCTCAAGGTTCTCAAGCGCAAAGCATCCATCTATGCGGGAGGATGCCTGAAGCGCGGCAAACAGGACGAAGCCGTACGCGTTCTAACATGGCTTCGAGAGACCCTTTTGGAAAATGGGAACCGTTAA
- the dusB gene encoding tRNA dihydrouridine synthase DusB: MHDDENVLCGTMQIGAVTVDPPVVMAPMAGVTDGPFLSVVSRFGVGMVTSEMMSAEGCRRKDPSAERILAVPARVSVPTAIQIFGAHPEVMGDAARAAEDRGAAVIDINAGCPVRKIVRQGAGAALLLDPDRLMRLVETVKRAVSIPVTVKTRLGWDKNTLNVLDVCRRLERAGADAVTVHARTARQIYSGQADWTWIGELKRELSIPVIGNGDVTSPSDFFRMKSQTGCDAVMIGRGALGNPWLFQVIAQLCRPQRAEAPRPQWEDFRRTVHELAEMFIQEKPKAIGALKKHLVWYTKGCPNASVWRYRLMSAPDGASLLNVFDAYVLELAASQADVLTCKVRDNGLAQEHL; this comes from the coding sequence ATGCACGACGATGAAAACGTTCTGTGTGGCACCATGCAAATCGGCGCCGTGACGGTCGATCCTCCCGTGGTCATGGCGCCCATGGCTGGAGTGACGGACGGGCCGTTCTTGTCCGTTGTTTCTCGGTTTGGTGTGGGCATGGTGACATCGGAAATGATGAGCGCCGAGGGCTGTCGGCGAAAAGACCCTTCCGCGGAAAGAATTCTTGCCGTTCCCGCGCGGGTCTCAGTCCCAACGGCCATTCAGATCTTTGGAGCCCACCCCGAAGTCATGGGGGATGCAGCCCGTGCCGCGGAAGACCGAGGCGCCGCGGTCATCGACATCAATGCAGGATGCCCCGTGCGGAAAATCGTGCGCCAAGGGGCGGGAGCCGCCTTGCTTCTGGATCCGGACCGCCTTATGCGCCTCGTGGAAACCGTAAAACGCGCGGTGTCCATACCCGTCACGGTCAAGACGCGCCTGGGCTGGGACAAGAACACCCTGAACGTGCTGGACGTCTGCCGGCGGCTAGAAAGAGCCGGAGCAGACGCCGTGACCGTGCATGCTCGAACGGCCCGCCAGATCTATTCGGGTCAGGCGGATTGGACCTGGATTGGCGAACTCAAGCGGGAACTTTCCATCCCGGTCATCGGAAACGGAGATGTGACCAGTCCGTCGGATTTTTTTCGCATGAAAAGTCAAACAGGCTGCGATGCCGTGATGATCGGTCGAGGGGCTCTGGGAAATCCCTGGCTCTTTCAGGTCATCGCGCAGCTCTGCCGGCCTCAGAGGGCCGAGGCGCCGCGGCCCCAATGGGAAGATTTTAGGCGCACGGTTCATGAGCTTGCTGAAATGTTTATTCAGGAAAAACCTAAGGCCATTGGCGCTTTGAAAAAACATCTGGTCTGGTACACAAAAGGATGCCCCAACGCTTCGGTGTGGCGATACCGCCTGATGAGTGCGCCCGACGGCGCCAGTTTGCTGAATGTTTTTGATGCCTACGTTTTGGAACTCGCCGCGTCCCAGGCCGATGTGCTCACCTGCAAAGTCAGAGACAACGGCTTGGCACAGGAGCACTTATGA
- a CDS encoding HIT family protein, which produces MTECIFCRIVSGQIPCAKVYEDEHVLAFLDINPLMPGHTLLIPKKHADTLFDMTSEEVAACGAALQKVATAVFKGTDAEGLNILQNNYEISGQEIFHVHFHLMPRKTGDGFKVPWPAKKYSPGEMERVLKRILEAF; this is translated from the coding sequence ATGACGGAGTGCATTTTTTGTCGCATTGTTTCCGGACAGATTCCCTGCGCCAAGGTTTACGAGGATGAACATGTGCTTGCTTTTCTGGACATCAACCCTCTCATGCCCGGCCATACTCTGCTGATTCCTAAAAAACATGCAGACACACTCTTCGATATGACTTCGGAAGAGGTGGCGGCCTGCGGTGCGGCCCTGCAAAAGGTCGCTACGGCCGTTTTCAAAGGAACCGATGCCGAAGGCCTGAACATTCTTCAAAACAATTACGAAATTTCGGGCCAGGAAATCTTTCACGTCCACTTTCACCTCATGCCTCGAAAGACCGGGGATGGCTTTAAGGTGCCGTGGCCGGCCAAAAAATACAGCCCTGGGGAGATGGAACGCGTCCTGAAAAGAATCCTTGAAGCTTTCTGA
- a CDS encoding glucose-6-phosphate isomerase has product MPSPIVVEGHWQELAEAVQDAVVRMEKDGIVPRIWNGDHTVWKQNPREISNRLGWLQAPWTMQDRMAELEAFAREVQGSGFEKVVLLGMGGSSLAPEVLSRMFSARDGFPTLTVLDSTHPDAITRVRASLDLSKTLFIVATKSGGTVETLSLFKYFYNQVADCRGARNAGAHFCAITDPQSGLEALARSLGFRKIFLNDPHVGGRYSALTLFGLVPAALVGIDGRSILERAQGMVEACRQSGASPGDGNPGLWLGAFLGAGALQGRDKATVITDPLFANFGDWVEQLIAESTGKEGKGIVPVVNEPLGHPGVYGRDRLFITVSVPAACASGVGSALETDLSKGAFPFVCLRAKDPYDVGSLFFLWEFATVVAGHLLGIHPFDQPDVESAKVQAKKMLAAYRESGALPQVAATLQWRNVTVIGEATGSTPREILASFVDAAPHEGYVGLQAYVAPSPTMDAALRALRKAIRDRTTRAVTVGYGPRFLHSTGQLHKGDAGKGVFVQITDEPTTDVPIPEDPGRETSRVTFGALIAAQALGDREALLAAGRPVLRLHLVGDVPQTLHALAQDL; this is encoded by the coding sequence ATGCCGAGTCCCATTGTTGTGGAAGGCCATTGGCAGGAACTGGCCGAAGCGGTTCAGGACGCCGTGGTGCGCATGGAAAAAGACGGCATCGTGCCGCGCATCTGGAACGGCGACCATACCGTGTGGAAGCAAAATCCCCGGGAAATTTCCAATCGGCTCGGGTGGCTTCAGGCGCCGTGGACCATGCAGGACCGCATGGCGGAGCTTGAGGCGTTTGCTCGGGAAGTGCAGGGAAGCGGCTTTGAAAAGGTTGTGTTGCTGGGCATGGGCGGTTCCAGCCTGGCTCCGGAAGTGCTCTCTCGCATGTTTTCCGCACGGGACGGCTTCCCGACCCTGACCGTTTTGGACTCCACGCATCCCGACGCCATCACCCGTGTGCGTGCCTCCCTCGATCTTTCAAAGACCCTTTTTATTGTGGCCACCAAATCCGGCGGCACGGTGGAAACCCTTTCTCTTTTCAAGTACTTTTACAACCAGGTGGCCGATTGTCGAGGTGCTCGCAATGCCGGAGCCCACTTTTGCGCCATCACCGACCCGCAAAGTGGCCTGGAAGCGCTGGCGAGATCCCTGGGGTTTCGAAAAATTTTCCTCAACGACCCCCATGTGGGCGGGCGGTATTCGGCCTTGACCTTATTCGGCCTGGTTCCTGCGGCCCTTGTGGGCATCGATGGGCGCTCAATTCTTGAGCGCGCCCAGGGAATGGTCGAAGCCTGCCGGCAAAGCGGCGCCAGCCCCGGGGATGGCAATCCGGGGCTGTGGCTTGGGGCCTTCCTGGGCGCGGGGGCTCTTCAGGGTCGGGACAAGGCCACCGTGATCACGGATCCTCTTTTCGCCAATTTCGGCGATTGGGTGGAGCAGCTAATCGCCGAAAGCACAGGAAAAGAAGGCAAGGGCATTGTGCCCGTGGTGAACGAGCCCTTGGGCCATCCTGGTGTGTATGGCCGGGATCGCCTGTTTATCACTGTGTCCGTGCCCGCGGCGTGCGCTTCAGGTGTTGGGTCAGCGCTCGAAACCGACCTCTCGAAAGGGGCTTTTCCCTTCGTGTGCCTCAGGGCAAAGGACCCCTATGATGTGGGAAGCCTGTTTTTCCTGTGGGAATTTGCCACGGTGGTGGCCGGTCATCTCCTGGGAATCCATCCCTTTGATCAACCCGACGTGGAATCCGCCAAGGTGCAGGCAAAAAAAATGCTGGCGGCCTATCGAGAATCGGGGGCCTTGCCTCAGGTGGCGGCGACGCTGCAGTGGCGCAATGTGACGGTCATCGGCGAGGCGACGGGATCCACGCCCAGGGAAATCCTTGCTTCCTTCGTGGACGCGGCGCCGCACGAAGGCTACGTGGGCCTGCAGGCCTATGTGGCCCCGTCCCCGACAATGGACGCGGCGTTGCGAGCGCTGCGAAAAGCCATTCGAGACCGGACAACTCGGGCCGTGACGGTGGGCTACGGGCCCAGGTTTCTTCACTCCACAGGACAGTTGCACAAAGGCGATGCCGGCAAGGGCGTGTTCGTGCAGATCACGGATGAGCCGACCACGGATGTGCCCATTCCCGAGGATCCGGGCCGAGAAACCTCACGCGTCACTTTCGGTGCTTTGATCGCGGCCCAGGCTTTGGGGGATCGGGAGGCTCTGCTGGCTGCCGGCCGGCCCGTGTTGCGCCTGCATCTTGTGGGTGACGTGCCTCAGACCTTGCACGCCCTCGCCCAAGACCTGTAA
- the ispH gene encoding 4-hydroxy-3-methylbut-2-enyl diphosphate reductase, whose translation MKVIVAETAGFCQGVRTALEMTLEAARSRQKEPLCTFGPLIHNRQVLAMLKERGVEEAAIEEACRNRWVIVRAHGIPPDQRRRLKEISLGLIDATCKRVARVQAIIRRYARKGYHTLIVGDADHAEVIGLMGYTEGRGMVIQSPDDLDRVPANWPLVLLVAQTTQNQDVFQAVEARFRKRFPQGVVHNTICGATHERQNEVRRLCERVQAMVIVGGTHSGNTQRLAETARECGVPTYHVETEKDLDCQEMCQFHTVGVSAGASTPNWMIRNVVRFLENLEPNPHALQAAVWRRRLEKLAYTNAASAAAAGLLTAAVSAVTNLPIGFVHILMAASYAFAMHTLNRYIDREALQLNDPQRAAYYASKRAAFTATGVTAAVVALGSATADGMLTALLMVLILAVGSLYAVPLFQSHWIERTKIIMIKDIPGSKTLTIPLAWASVTVWLPHLQHIQDGLGKLLYAFMLVFLLVLARTALLDCLDIQGDRLVGRETVVVLWGEQRAGRFIVGVLVLIAVAALTGPLWRLSSPFSVFFAAAAAAYGVFFRYFRGRRIKDAAYLETLIESVLVGVGLLGCLWIWLGSL comes from the coding sequence ATGAAAGTCATCGTGGCCGAAACAGCGGGCTTTTGCCAAGGCGTTCGCACGGCATTGGAAATGACCCTGGAGGCGGCCCGATCCCGCCAAAAGGAACCTCTGTGCACCTTCGGGCCTCTCATTCACAACCGCCAAGTTCTGGCCATGCTCAAGGAACGGGGCGTGGAAGAAGCCGCCATCGAAGAGGCATGCCGCAACCGATGGGTTATTGTTCGCGCCCACGGAATTCCTCCGGATCAGCGCCGGCGGCTTAAAGAAATCTCCCTGGGCCTCATTGACGCCACGTGCAAACGCGTGGCGCGTGTTCAAGCCATCATTCGCAGATACGCTCGAAAAGGCTATCACACCCTCATCGTGGGTGATGCGGATCACGCGGAAGTCATTGGACTTATGGGCTATACGGAAGGCCGAGGCATGGTCATTCAATCGCCCGACGATCTGGACCGCGTGCCCGCCAATTGGCCTTTGGTCCTCCTGGTGGCCCAAACCACGCAAAACCAGGACGTGTTTCAAGCCGTGGAGGCGCGCTTTCGAAAGCGGTTTCCTCAGGGTGTTGTACATAACACCATCTGCGGAGCGACCCATGAGCGCCAGAATGAAGTGCGGCGCCTTTGTGAGCGCGTGCAAGCCATGGTCATCGTGGGCGGCACCCACAGTGGCAACACGCAGCGGTTGGCGGAGACGGCTCGGGAATGCGGCGTTCCGACCTATCACGTGGAAACGGAAAAGGATTTGGATTGTCAAGAAATGTGCCAGTTTCACACGGTGGGGGTTTCTGCGGGAGCGTCCACGCCCAACTGGATGATTCGCAATGTGGTGCGGTTTCTGGAAAATCTTGAGCCGAATCCCCACGCTCTCCAAGCCGCCGTGTGGCGACGCCGCCTGGAAAAACTCGCCTACACCAACGCCGCCTCCGCGGCGGCCGCAGGGCTTTTGACCGCGGCGGTATCCGCCGTGACAAACCTGCCCATCGGCTTTGTGCACATTCTCATGGCCGCATCCTACGCTTTTGCCATGCATACGCTGAACCGCTACATCGACCGGGAAGCCCTCCAATTGAACGATCCACAACGGGCCGCCTATTATGCCTCAAAGCGCGCGGCTTTTACGGCCACAGGCGTCACCGCCGCCGTGGTCGCTTTGGGCAGTGCCACCGCAGACGGCATGCTCACGGCCTTACTCATGGTCCTGATCCTGGCCGTGGGATCCCTTTATGCGGTGCCTTTGTTCCAGTCCCATTGGATTGAACGGACCAAGATCATCATGATCAAGGACATTCCCGGATCCAAGACCTTGACCATTCCCCTGGCCTGGGCCAGTGTCACCGTGTGGCTGCCGCACCTTCAGCACATCCAAGACGGTCTGGGAAAGCTGCTCTACGCTTTCATGCTCGTGTTTCTTCTCGTGCTGGCCCGCACGGCCCTCTTGGACTGCTTGGACATTCAGGGAGATCGGTTGGTGGGCCGAGAGACAGTGGTGGTTCTGTGGGGAGAACAGCGCGCCGGTCGATTTATTGTGGGCGTGTTGGTTCTGATAGCGGTCGCAGCGCTGACGGGTCCCTTATGGAGGCTGAGCTCGCCTTTTAGCGTTTTTTTCGCCGCAGCGGCTGCGGCCTATGGCGTATTCTTTCGGTACTTTCGAGGCCGGCGCATCAAAGATGCGGCTTACCTGGAAACCCTCATCGAATCCGTTTTGGTGGGGGTAGGACTTCTCGGATGCTTGTGGATTTGGCTGGGCAGCCTCTAA
- a CDS encoding YkgJ family cysteine cluster protein codes for MSLDDLYAMIPEMQCIPGCTECCRLFGIPSRTREEDERIRAFLKAHGRQILSAQGTTCPYLSDQGCTIYPVRPFTCRFFGTSRTALCPRGARPVELLHEDVEAEIQHRYRLLWP; via the coding sequence ATGAGTCTGGACGACCTTTACGCCATGATTCCCGAAATGCAATGCATCCCCGGGTGTACGGAGTGCTGTCGTCTTTTCGGAATACCGTCTCGCACGCGCGAGGAAGACGAACGCATTCGTGCCTTTCTGAAGGCTCATGGACGACAGATTCTTTCGGCCCAAGGGACGACCTGCCCTTACCTTTCCGACCAAGGGTGCACAATCTACCCGGTGAGACCTTTTACCTGCCGGTTTTTTGGAACGTCTAGGACGGCGCTGTGCCCTCGAGGGGCGCGGCCGGTAGAACTGCTCCATGAAGATGTGGAAGCGGAAATTCAACACCGTTACCGCTTATTGTGGCCGTAA
- a CDS encoding 1,4-dihydroxy-6-naphthoate synthase, whose amino-acid sequence MSQVLSLGYSTCPNDTFIFGGLALGAVQPNGLRFEPFLADVEVLNRYAKEARLDVTKISFNALIHCLKDYWLLRSGGALGRGCGPIVVAKKPWAPQDLATATIAIPGRLTTANLLLELSGLHRGERVEMSFEKVMPAVAAEEVDAGLVIHEGRFTYENLGLSLVLDLGAWWESRTGYPLPLGCIVIRRRLGRHTAELMDRAIVESLDWAREHPDQVWPYIEAHAQEMASDIIARHIQTFVNEFSRDVGTEGQRAVRRLLDEAARIAGVSLPDVPIFWTDSLPQNEVL is encoded by the coding sequence GTGTCCCAAGTGCTTTCTTTGGGCTATTCCACGTGTCCAAACGACACCTTCATTTTCGGCGGCCTTGCCTTAGGCGCCGTTCAACCGAACGGGCTGCGTTTCGAACCGTTTCTTGCTGATGTGGAAGTCCTGAACCGGTACGCCAAGGAAGCCCGCTTGGACGTCACCAAAATTTCTTTCAATGCTCTAATCCATTGCCTGAAAGACTATTGGCTGCTGCGATCCGGAGGCGCTCTGGGCCGAGGGTGCGGACCCATTGTTGTGGCCAAAAAACCCTGGGCTCCGCAGGATCTGGCCACCGCAACCATCGCCATTCCCGGCCGTTTGACTACGGCCAATTTGCTTTTGGAACTAAGCGGTCTGCATCGAGGCGAACGGGTTGAAATGTCCTTTGAAAAGGTCATGCCGGCGGTGGCCGCCGAAGAGGTGGACGCGGGACTTGTCATTCACGAAGGGCGTTTCACCTATGAGAACCTGGGCTTGTCCCTCGTGCTGGATCTGGGAGCCTGGTGGGAATCCCGCACGGGATACCCTCTGCCGTTGGGCTGCATCGTCATTCGCCGTCGTCTGGGTCGTCACACGGCGGAACTCATGGATCGAGCCATTGTCGAAAGCCTCGACTGGGCTCGAGAGCATCCGGATCAAGTCTGGCCTTACATTGAAGCCCACGCCCAGGAAATGGCCTCGGACATCATTGCTCGCCACATACAGACCTTTGTCAATGAATTCAGTCGGGACGTGGGAACGGAAGGCCAAAGGGCCGTTCGCAGACTGCTAGACGAAGCCGCGCGCATTGCGGGCGTGTCTCTGCCCGACGTTCCCATTTTCTGGACCGATTCCTTACCCCAAAACGAGGTGCTGTGA
- a CDS encoding phosphorylase family protein: MEESFEALDVLIVGAVPLEVKPLEGWLRAPKPLLTPWTTLWAGRWGRLRVGLACLGIGKVNAAAGSAVLIERCRPAMVWVVGSAGAYSKGPLSVGDVLVSTSILLGDEGVWERAGMGSMKALGFAVGHERGRPVFERFDLSEDWALKWAATLTPAGWYTLGTSSTKIPTVHPWAEDMPKAAAVREPKREIFQVAFGPSVTVGMSSGDAWIAEERFTRYGAWAEDMEGSAVVQVCRRYGVPVVQCRGISNRAGERDKSLWCMDKALAHSHAVLGTWLDGMKTAA; encoded by the coding sequence ATGGAAGAGTCTTTTGAAGCCTTGGATGTGTTGATCGTGGGCGCTGTTCCTTTGGAAGTCAAGCCCCTTGAAGGATGGCTCCGCGCCCCAAAGCCTCTCTTGACGCCATGGACCACGCTATGGGCCGGTCGCTGGGGCCGCCTTCGCGTGGGACTGGCCTGCCTAGGCATCGGAAAAGTCAATGCTGCAGCCGGATCGGCCGTGCTGATAGAACGGTGTCGCCCGGCCATGGTCTGGGTCGTGGGTAGCGCGGGAGCCTACTCAAAGGGGCCCTTGAGCGTGGGCGACGTGCTCGTGTCCACGTCGATCCTCTTGGGGGATGAAGGCGTTTGGGAGCGGGCCGGCATGGGTTCCATGAAGGCCCTCGGATTTGCAGTGGGCCACGAAAGGGGAAGGCCTGTCTTTGAACGTTTTGATCTCAGCGAGGATTGGGCGCTGAAATGGGCTGCCACACTCACACCGGCCGGCTGGTATACTTTGGGGACGTCGTCCACAAAAATCCCCACGGTGCATCCATGGGCCGAGGACATGCCAAAGGCGGCGGCTGTGCGGGAACCCAAGCGCGAGATTTTTCAAGTGGCTTTTGGACCTTCGGTTACGGTAGGTATGTCCAGCGGCGATGCATGGATCGCCGAGGAACGGTTTACCCGTTACGGTGCGTGGGCGGAAGATATGGAAGGAAGTGCGGTGGTGCAGGTGTGCCGCCGGTATGGCGTGCCCGTTGTGCAGTGTCGTGGAATCAGTAACCGAGCCGGTGAGCGGGACAAGAGCCTATGGTGCATGGACAAAGCCCTGGCCCACAGCCATGCCGTGCTGGGAACATGGCTTGATGGCATGAAAACAGCCGCTTAG